Below is a window of Dromiciops gliroides isolate mDroGli1 chromosome 5, mDroGli1.pri, whole genome shotgun sequence DNA.
ATGACAATCCCCCGATGTCCCAGCTGGTGGGTGAAtgggagtattttttaaaaatggggtaTGACGATACTGAAATTTTATACTTCCTCATACAGCTTCTTCTTAGCAGGGCATGGATCCTCAACCTTTAATTGGTAAtactgagagaaaagaaataaatatctctAAAGGTTAGAGTTACAGCTCTATTTAGAGTATAAGCTGACAAAGTATAAGCTTTCCTTAATCAATTGTTTATATTGTGGATACCAGGGAGAATGACTAGGGAGGATCTGTGCTATTTTAGTAAGGGGACTGCTACATAACTACAAAACATAACCCACAGTCCACCAGTTGCTAATGAAATAAGAATTAGGCATTGAAAAATTTAAGTCAAATAAGTAATCTCAATTTTCCCCAACTCATAAAGAGAAAGCAAGCACAAATTTAAAGGGAAACAATTATACCACAATTAGGATCAAGGTGAGTTAGAATTGTTTTTACAGATTCAGACATTCAGATTTTAATAAGTAGCAATATGAAAAGCTCTTAAAAAGGACTTAAATTTTCACGTCTGTGACTTTAATTTTCAAAGGTAGAAAGGTTTTTAAGGAAACTTTTGGTACAAATTCCAAGAAGTTACAAATGGACCTGTGAAACATTGGTTAtcaccaagaagaaaaaaaaatcttctgattTTTAAACTTGGTTGGATCTTATGGTGTTCAAAGTGCAATATGTTATTTATTTCACCTACAGGAGGTATATTTATTTCTGCTCTTGAAAAAATAGTAAACAttatactattaaggaaaaaaccaaaaaaagtaaacatttgtGGACTATGAAGTTTATTAGACACTACATCATTTACTTTCATGAACCTTCACAGAATCTTCTTTCACATAGAATTTTTAAGAATAGGACATTATTTTAAATGCCATTGTGCTAATATCTTAAAATTTACTTACTTGTGTGTCTTAGACTTCAGGCCCTGTAAAAATAGCAACATCCAGCTTTTCTACcttgtttaaaattatttggaaaagagaaaaagctcCAAGGTTGTTGGGCAGAGTCCCTTTCAGGATACGTGTTAGGCAGATAGTAGGTATGAAAAAAGCTTTTGCAAGTCTATCTTCAATAAGTAGAAATCGTATGTGAGGTGTTATAGTATAAGTAGAAagcatgctggacctggaattatagagacctgggttcaaatcctacctatgacatttcctagctttgtgaccatcaCAAAATATTTCAACTTCCTGAACTTcaattttcctatctgtaaataTCTGAGTAATAGAGGCGTACTTAACCTACAGAATTGTAAAtattatatgagataatatataaagaaaCACTCTACAAACCTTAATGCCAATTACATCATTGTTATTGATGTTTTGTGTTGCACACAGTGCCTTATAGTATGGAATCTTCTAACAATAGTAAGATTTAGGGAACCATCAATTAgcctttttattaaattatacATTTCACTGCACTGCGTTTTAACAGCTCTCCAACGCTGCACTTGCACAGTAGGTCCTTTAACCCAATCTATTTACCTGAAAAAGAGGGGTCTGTCTTTCTGCACTAGATGTCTTGTCAATCCAGGATTCCAAGGGTTTCAGAGTCCTAGCATTCTGAGTAACTACAGGAAACTTAGCGGCTAAGGCAGGTCTGTTAGACGCCTgcagctgctgctcctgctgtaCAAGTTGGAGCTTTTTCAGCAGCTCTTGAGGGGAGATCACTCCAGAGCTGCTTGCTTGGttgccagagaggggaagggtttGCCTCGAAACTTTAGACTCATCTTTTCTAAGAGTCTGAGGCTCCACAGTCTGAGGTGGAAGAGAGCCATTGAAGTACACCAGCTGTGGCTGGCCCACACCCTTCATCTGTGCCGCAGGGGCAGCAGGAGCAGAAGTCCTGCTGAAAATTGGTGCAGTTGAACTAGCAGGCACAGCTGTACTGGGCTCTAACTTGCTCACTGATCCAGGGGTGCCTTGAAGTTTCTCTAAGAGGCTCTGAGCTCCAGATGTACTTTGTACTCTGTGAGATGTCCCAATGCTATGTGGGCTCACTGGTTGGAAAAGACCAGTGAAAACCTCTCCTACAGGGTGAATGCTGCCATTTTCACATAGCCGGGTTTCTGGCAGCTCTGACACCGGATGGAGATCTGTGCCCCTGACCATGAGTTTCTGAATGGCCGGACAAAGCTGCTTCTCTGGGGTTGGTGAATTTCTTTTGGGTTCTTCATAGGACAGGGAACGTACTACCCCTTGCCTGATGAGAGGTTTCTCTTGTTGGTGCTGTGGTGCTGTTATTGTTGGTTGCAGCAGTTGTGATTTCTGCTCTGTAACTTCCTGATAACTGGATTTCTCTGGTTTTCCAAAGAGTGTAGTCAAGGATAAGTGTTGTGGTTCAGGATCTAaattctacagaaaaaaaaaaagatagcaattATTAAGAATGGTTATATATACTCTGAATATATGGTAGCTACAAAAAAGAATCCAGTTATTATATCTAATTGTGAAGagttaggaagaagaaaaggttttaTTTTACCATAATACTATAAACATCAAAGGAAACAACTATGTAAATAGTAAAATCACCCAAAGCTTTCAGAGGGAAATGAGAAAGCTACTGCCATGTTTAGGAACTCTGCAACTCCCAGAATTACCAGAAACATTTTTTCTTCCCATATTTTAATGTGCCTGTGAATTTATACGTCTTGGTGCCTCCTCCATCACTGCAAATCGCAACTCTTCTAATGCTTTAGTCCAGTGGTTTAACATAGGACCTTTAAAGATCAAAACATTTTGTAGACTTTCACTTGATGGTAGTTGTGATAAAAACTGCCTATGAATTTAGCAATGCTTTTAAGTGCATCTTCATTTTACTTATCACAATAGTATAAGAAGTGGCAAGTGtacagaattttaaagtttgcTATTTGCACAtacaatctcatttgagcctcacttGTGAGGGAGCTCAtctccttactttacagatgagaagctcAGAGAGGTGATGTAACTTCCCCATGGATTTCACTCATCCATTAAATCATGCTCGCTTAGTATTTGCATATACTTGCAaaatgtataagtatatgtgcaATATCATTTAATTGTTCTATCAAAGGATGAGAgataacaagtcacttaacctctcagtgctctaggcaactttctaagaccttgagtggcaaagatactgacttGCACCGAGTGAATTCATAGTCAGTCCCCATCCCCTACAGAggatttgctttctttttgatTTTATGAGTCAGATTTTGTTGAAGCTAAAGCTAGATCAAAATTTTGGTTCTTGGTGCTCATAATATGATTCATGCATCTCTTACAATAACTGCGCAGCTTCTCTGCGATTCTCAGTCCATAGACCTTAGCAGATGATCTTGATGAGATGCTATGGCTGTTGTCCTTCAGTGAACCTGGTGATGAGCTTCTCTGTACTCAAACTGGTCCTTCAGATTAAAGTCATGtagacaatatttataattttgtacagtgcctggcacatagtagcttaAAATGCTTgatccctcttcttccctctgttACTTGAAACCTTACTAGCTCAGTAGGTCTTTTCAGAGCCTACATTAAAGAGTGGCAGACCTTCAAGATATCACTAAGAGGTATCAGAAAACTTTAGTGGACAACTTTTAGTTTCAAGCAATGATCCTTTTTATAATTCACAAATAGTTTTAAAAACACATTGGCTGGACTACAATGAGAATGTCATTACATTCCTCTCTCCATTATTCCTCCCCTTTTTCTACTGCTTCCCATATCAGTAAAGAAAGACAGTTCAATCTGGAGTCAACACATATTTGGATTTCTCGACCAACTGAATTTGCTAATTGCACTGCTTGTCCtcctttcctatctcttttcttttcttttttttttgagaggcattgggggttaagagacttgcccagggtcacacagctagaaagtgttaagtgtctgaggccagctttgaactcaggtcctcctgaatccaggaccggtgctttatccactgcgccacctagctgcccctgtttcttttcttaaataaaaagaactgttCTTTCATTATTAATATGCTATTTCCATCCTACTTAAAGGGGTAGAAAAGACAGAGCAATATTTCTCTATGTGACAGACGAGTAGCAGTGAGCACAAAATAAACGCCTCGTTGATTGATGATGTTACAATCTTCTAAAGCAAACAATAGCAGAGGCTACCTAATCTGCTACTCACATCAATTTCTTTGACTGGTTTGAATAGATTACTTATCCTTCTCTACATTATAGAGTGAATTAAGGTTCACTAAAGTAAATCAAGTTTTAGAGGACTTTTTGGTTAAAAAAAGGTAGCAAACTCAAAATATAAAGACCTTTCACTGTATTGATGCTACTTTTGTGTTTTACCTTTTACATAAAACAAGATATTATtagtaagaaaatattttaatgtactaATTTGaacctctttccccttcttttaacTCAAAGCATTCTTATAAAGTCTTAGTTTGGGGCCTTGGCCATTCTCTGGGTACAAATATTATGTGAGTACAAAGTATACTGCAGTCACTTAGTTTAGGAACCATGAAATAGTGTACCTGGCCTTGTTGAGGGACGCGCTGGTGCTGGCCTTCACTAGGCTTCACTGGAATTGGCTTTATCAGATTGGGGTTGTCATAGATGGCAGATGAACTGGTTATCTGCTTTGGCTCAGAACAGGTTTTACACTGAAATGGAAACAACACATTTTGGTGTTAAATAATCTGTAGTCTTTCTGCAAGAGTGTCTATACTTCATTCTCAAATTTATCGACTATGAAAGAAGCCATGTCAAAAGTTGTTTCATATAGAGGAGACACTGTCATGTCTAtgacaataatataaatataaggaGAATGTTAAAATTTCTTCAACTTTTCAATTTAGTACCCTGAAAACTTTTCAGCAGAGGAACTAGTCATGGCTATATTATTTCTTGGATCAACAGACTTGGTCCCAGAAGTTAGTTAAAtagttaaattaaaattaaattaaaatactaaaGGTAGTTAAATCCCACACAGATTTTTTAATATGCACAAGCACTAATAATTTTATCTTTAACATACAGCCTCATGTTTTCATATAATTGTTAAGCAATGATGGAAGTAATTCATAAAATATCGTATCTTTTTATGAGAAAACTATCTGTCTGGATTGAAAggttttgtggtgtttttttttgtttgtttgttttttagaaacAACTCTAGAGGTGTATAGCTTGTTTCATTAACCAAAACTTTCTGTCCCAGGAGCCAAGATAGTAAGTGGATTCAAGTTAGTGATTTTAAAACAACTAATGTCATTTTAATGTAACAATTCTTTGTAAAAATAGAGTAATTCAAATAGCTTGCTAAAAATAAGAATTTCTGAGACAAACCCTATTAGTTCAATGTGCTGAATCGATGTCATACCTTAATCAACCTATGTAACTGCTATCACAGTAGGATTCAAGATATATAAAACAACAATAGTTTACTTAattaaaataccaaataaaacaaCATAGAAATGCTACCATGGCAGCCCCCAACTTAGCTTCTACTGTGTATTCTGGCTTTGGGCCAGATTTTGTTTTACAACATACCTATCCTAAGACAAATTCTGTGATCCTCAACCTAtgaggttgttggggtttttttgttttttttactttttttttttttaatacatgctACATTAGAGTTATTACAAGAGACCCAGAAATTGGTATGGTACCCCAATGACCAAATCACCAGGGTTGTTTTCTGTTCCCTCTGAGGTTTCAGAACCAAAAACAATCCTAAGCCTCAGGGTGCCAAAGGCCTATACTTCAGAAATGGAACTGGGTGCTTTTTCACATGCAGTATGTCTCTTGGGTGTGCATCTTGGGACAAGTCTACTGAGCTGGTACCAAGATAAAATTTAGTCTGGTCAGGCAAGCTGGTTTTCTACTGATCCAGATGTCTAGGTAGAGCTCCCTTTAACCATCATTCCTAgtttctcattttatggaggaataAGCTATAGAAGCAAAAGCTTCCACTGCCTCTTCATTTTAGTTTTGAAATCATAGGAATtgggaaagggtgggggtgggaggggtctCTATCCAAAGTCAGTAAACTCATTCCTGCTGATTCCTTTACAACTGCTATAGTGAACTTTCCCCCTTATTGTGGATTTGGGCTGGTCCCTTGGTAGTTTAAGTACTAGATAAGACATTTGTAGGTCATTTAATAGTAAACTAAGAGGAGGCCAGGAAGGTGACACTTAACTCAGGGGCAGAGACTTATATGGTCAGCAGGACAGGATGTGAAGACTTGAAGGGCCTTAGAACTTCTGCCAAATCTTAAAAGCCTGGACTCCATGTGCATAGGCCTTTTTAAGTGACCTGAAAGCCATATAAACACACCCAGAGACCATGAAGAAGCTAAGCCAAGTGCAACAAGACTTTAACCCCCAGATCAATCAAATCTTAGGTAAAGTTTTAAGGGAAAAGACCTAGCCTTTTAAGGGAAAGAACTAGCCAACCTAATTAGGGGGGAGGAAGACCGAGGCTGGTAGATATTAATACTACCAACATTTCACTTCCCAGAGATGATGGCCTAAAGGTCTTCTGGAAGACTTTCCAGCATTGACTTTAGGCTCATTACAGGGATGTGAGGAACCTGGAATAAGCATTattgaaggattaaaaaaaacaaccaaacaactctaaatttaaaaagatcacaaaagcaaaataaacaaataaacaaaaaactgtATGACCTTTTGGATTGACCAAAtgcagaagagaaagaagaccaGAAATCCTTAGCTTCACCTGTACTAGCAATCTGGTTCTTGTGCTAAGTGATGTCAAATCTTTGTAGTTTACAATGTAAAGGTGTAAGGTGGTGACAAGAACAAGAGAAGCACTTGGACCATGAGGGTCTCGGGACATTTCTGGTTTAGTCACCTATTCTCTGTCACAGGTCTGTAGTAAAAAAACTGTAGTAAAACAGCAAAGAGGTTGCATGCAACCTGTCCCAGGATCTGAACTTCCCTGACTTCAAGTGTTTCCTGACCCAAGACCTCCCACCTTGGAGTCCAATTAAAGGGATGATACCAAATCTTTGCTCCTTTAGAAGATTCTGCTGAAGGGTTGCCCTTTTCTTCCACAGAAACTGAAGATATATTCTCCTTCATCTTGATCTACATTTAGGATTGCCATCATGCTGGCAACTAGTGGCAAAGTGGATGgtgcagtgggcctggagtcaggaagaactgaattcaaatccagccccagatacttattagctatgtgactttggggaagtcacttcacctgtttatctcagtttcctcaactataaaatgaggataatgatagcatttatctcatagggttgttgtgagataatatttgtttttgtttttttttctgggcaatgggggttaagtgacttgcccagggtcacacagctagtaagtcaagtgtctgaggccagatttgaactcaggtactcctgaatccaaggtcggtgctttatccactgcaccacctagccgcccctatgagataatatttgtaaaaagtgcttatcCCAGTGTCTGATACATAGCAGGCAGTATGTAGAAGCATaatgggaacagctaggtggcgcagtggataaagcattggcactggattcaggagaacttgagttcaaatccaacctcaggcacttgatacttactagctgtgtgaccctgggcaatttgcttaaccctcattgccccccccccccaaaaagcataTCCCCTTCCTTCTGTTCCTAGATAAGTTCATAATTATGACAGTTATACAGTAAGTTTCACCTCTTCTGTGTCATTATAAATAAGGTACCCCCTAACAATTCTCTCCTTAGCTTCTCAAACTCTCTAGGCagatgattctttttaaaaattatattgaatttttctcaaattacatgtaaaattttttaaattttatttttaaaaatctgaattccaaattttcttcctccctccccttccttgagaaggcaagcaaattgATAGATtataacatttctatattagtcatgttgtgaaagaaattgtagaccaaaaaaccaaaacaaaacaacaaacaaacctccaataaaaataaagcaagtcAAAAAAAGTGTGCTTTGACCTGCATTCAGATAGATACTTAtctttttaaggaaagctccatttattcccatgctttcaagtggttttttttttaaaggaatgagtgttatattttgtcaaaagctttttcagcaattattaatataaaatgatttttgttgtttttgctattgatatggtcaattatgctgatagttttcctaatactgaaccaactctgcatttctgatataaatgccacctggtcacagtgtatgatctttgtgatatgttgctataatctccttgctagtattttatttaaattatttgtttaaatttatttaaaatttttgcatcgatattcattagggaaattggtcttgagttttctgtttttgctcttcctagtttaggtacCAGCActttatttgtgtcataaaaggaatctggtagggttccttctttgcctattttttccaaatactttatgTAGCATTAGAATtaagtgttctttaaatgtttggaagaattcacttgtaaatccatctagtcccagggattttttctttttctttctttcttttttaatcagaaaagtattttattattttccagttacatggaaagatagttttcaacatttatttttataaaatttgtagttccaaatttttttctcaccatcccttccccaagacaaaaagcaatctgatataggttttatatatatatatatagatatagaaaaatatataaatatataaatcacattaaacacatttctgctttagttatgttgtgaaagaagaatcagaacaaaagggagaaacctcaaaaaagaaaaaaacaagaacaaaagtggaaacaatatggttcaatctgcattcatattccacagttcttttttctggatgtggagagcataaaaatgcatcatgagtcctttggaattgtgctggatcattgtattgctgagaagagctaagtctatcacagttgatcattacacagtgttgctcttactgtgcacaatgttctcctggttctgctcacttcactcagcatcagttcatgttaagtctttccaggtttttctgaaatctgcctgctcatcattttttataacacaataatattccattacactcatataccacaacttgttcagccattcccggGAAAGATCATTTATCGCTTGTTAAATTTATTTGTTCAAGGCAGGGTTATTTAAGGCTATCTTCTCTTCTGTTAATCAGGgcaacttatatttttgtaaatattcattcatttcacttagattatcagatttattggcatataattgggcagaaCAGTTCCTAATAATTggcttaatttcctcttctttgggggggggtcattTTTGATGCTGATAATTTGGTTAGACAGatggtttttaacctggggtttgtgaacttagggaaaaaaagtgtgtgtgtgtgtgtgtgtgtgtgtgtgtgtgtgtgtgtaactatttcaataaaatcagcttcctttgtaaccctatgtattttattttatgccttcaAAAATATTCTGAGTTTATACACTTCAGACTGCTAAAGGGAGGGAATTAGTTGTCTGAACCATATTAAGAGAAATAAGACCATTATTCAGTTAAGGAGAGCCTGAATCATTTTCCCAGGTTGTTCAGAGACACCTAATggagaaagaaccttagagatcaggtGACTGAATGCAGAGAATTAAACAAGGGTAGGCCTAAGGTCAACTGGCACCACGTCCACCTTATCAGGTGAGTCTTCCTAACGGACAGAACCAAAAAACTGCTAGAATGAACCCTTCCTTGAGATGGAACTGACTTGTTGAGAACAGAGGCTCTGGGAGTTGTGACATTTGGCTATGAAGATTGAGAGCATGACTAAGCTGTCCAACAACGTTAACTGCCTGAAGATGGATGACATGGATGATAGAAAACCCAGTGGACATGATGGTGGTGAACCCAATCTCGGATCTTTCTTGGTCAAGCTGACTCCTTGATTAGAGGCAATGGTTCAGGGCTGGGGGTAAGGATCAGGAAAGATCATATGCTCTGTGGCTTCTACACTGGTGGTCTTGAATAACATAGCAATATCATGTCTAAAATAGGTATCAACTACAATAAGGGTAAATCTTTTGCTCTGAGAAGGGGAAAGTGAGTGAATATAATCAGTTTGCCAGCTTGAGGCAGAATGGGAACCACATAGGATCATGGTATACTTCAGAGGTATACTTCATGGTATACTTCAAAGAATACTACTGGCCAGAAGTAGCTGCCTCATTCCTTACTGAGTGTTATCATATGATCTCATGCTAACTGTAGTACAGCATTATATCCTCTAAGACTAGATTGGCAATGTACCTATTAACCAATCTCTGTTGTTTTTGTAAGGTCATCAATACTGTTAATCAGTCAGGCTGAGGGTATTTAATATCTCTGTTGGGGCAATGAAATACCCTATGAACAATTGTATGCAGGGGAACGAATTACAGATATTTATTGGTACTCATCCCAAAGGAAGGGGTTTTGATTTTGAGAATCCAGTTTCCAGATCACTCATCTAGGCTTATTCATTGCCCAGGAATCAGTACAGACAACAAGTACAACAATCAGTACAGCCTCAAGGCTTTCCCATATGCTGGCCATGCAATCCACAGTTCACCCCACTGGGGGGCCTTGTCAGAACCATCATCCCCCAGAGTATCCCAGCTATCAGATTAATGTGTACTTGGAGACCAATTACTGAATATGCCCCTCGTGCAGTCAGAACAGCTACAAGGCAAATGGCGTACCTCAGGAGCTAGATTTTCATAGGCAAGAACAGTGGAGGCTGCTTGGATTAGGAGCCTTAGTCTCTGGCACAGTTTTGGTTTTGTGAAGGGCACTTATACCTAAGCATAAGCAAACATGATCTTGAATGTATCTGCCATTTAATAAGAGAGTCCTTCCATGAACTGCGTACTTTGTGAGAGGTACCGTTTTGTATCACTCAACTCTTAATAGACAACTCTGGGCAAAGGTGATGGTATAATCTTGTGTCATGTATTCAGCAGCCTGGTAGCATGTAAGCAACTGCTTTGTTTCCTCCTAAATTTTTTTGTcttcagttaacaagtatttctctccctcccattttttCTTCATCCCCATCTCCACAACTGAAAAAGCAAcattaaaaaaagtaaagcaaaagcCTTATAACAACTATGCATAGTTGAGTCAAACAAACTCCCCTGCTGGCTGtttctaaaacacacacacacacacacacacacacacacacacacacatatatagatatgcatatacacacatacataaagatacacacacatgtcTTATATGTCTTATCTTGcgtccatccatttatccatccatccatccactcatccatccatttatctatctctcaTCCTGTATCTTGAGTCAATCAATTTTCTATCATGAGGTAGAACATCACTAGTCTAAACTGTGGTTAGTCATTTGCATTGATTAgatttcttaagtttttcaaagctgtttgtttGTACAATATTATTGTAAAAATTGCTCTCTTGGTCTTGTTTACTTCATTTCATTCTGTATTGGTTGATgcaagtcttccaaggttttctgaaactgtccctttcatcacaatagtatttttatacattcatacaccacaatttgttcagccatgctTTGTTGGGCATTCCTTTAGTTCCCAGTTCATTTCCACTACCAAAGgagctgctatttttttttttttggtacatcataaaggtccttttcttctttctttgaactctttagGGTTATAGGCCTAGTAATGGAATCGCTGGATGAAAGCAAGTGTACACACAGTTTAATATAatttttggggcatagttccaaattgctctccagaagagCTGGACCAATCTATAGATCCATAAACAGTGTATCGGTGGGCCTAttttcctgcagcttttccaacatttgccattttctacttttttcaacTTCTTCGATCTGATAGATAAGATGTGTCACATCAGGTGTTCTTTAGTATGCACTTTTCTATTTGgagtattattttctttcttttttttggtaaacatttttatttaaacttttgagttccaaattctatctccccctcccttcctcccctcccctctccctggagtggtaagtaatcagatataggttgtacatgtgcaattatataaaacattaccatatcagtcattttatataagaagacccaaataaaagaaaaaaatgaaacaatgaaagtgaaaatagcatgcttcagtctgtattcaatcaatatcactctGGAGGTGGCTAGTATGTGTTAttttagtcctttaggattgtcttggatcactgtattgctgagaagagctaaatcattcacagtttctcatcaaacaatattgctttcactgtgtacaatgttctggttctgttcactttattaTTGGAGTATTATTTTCAATTTGATTGTTATTATCTGGAGTTCTTCCTTTGGAAACTGCCCATTCTTATTCTTTGACCATATGCAAATTGGATTAGTTCCTTTTATATCTTAGAAATGTGAGACCTTCATCAGACATACTTGCTATGAAGTTTTCTCCCCCAGTAGTGAAATGTttaccttctaattttagctatatttgttttgtttctgcaaaatattctgaattttatgtaatcaaaattgttttatcttctatgatcctTTTAAATCGTTCGTTTGGTCATGAcatcttcccttatccatagatccaaaagttctttttttcccttgctcctctaatttatttataacATGACCTTTTAGAAGTTACCTTGGCACACAGTGTGAGGtgctggtctaaacctaatttatgACTTActccttttcagttttcccagcaattttctGTCAAAGTAGTAACTTCTCCCAAGGAgctagggtctttgggtttatcaaacatgcTTCTGAATGTGGTACACTTAATTTGTCCCACTGACTAACCTATTTCTTTAACAGtatgaaattattttgataactactACTTTGTAGTATGGAAATATGGTGCTACCAGGCTCCTTTCCTTACCTCTTTCTTCCCCATAGTTTTCCTGgaaattcttgatcttttgttcctccagatgaattttacttttctagctccataaaataatcctttgataatggtgaataagtaaattaatttaagtagcactgtcattttaattatactgGCTCAGTCTACACATCAGCAATTAATATTACTTCAATTATCtaggtctgtctttatttccATAAAAGGTATCctatagt
It encodes the following:
- the DCP1B gene encoding mRNA-decapping enzyme 1B isoform X1, translating into MAAVAAGGLVGKGRDISLAALQRHDPYINRIVDVASQVALYTFGHRANEWEKTDVEGTLFVYTRSASPKHGFTIMNRLSMENRTEPITKDLDFQLQDPFLLYRNARLSIYGIWFYDKEECQRIAELMKSLTQYEQLKAHQGARAGISPMILNSGEGKEVDILRMLTKAKDEYTKCKTCSEPKQITSSSAIYDNPNLIKPIPVKPSEGQHQRVPQQGQNLDPEPQHLSLTTLFGKPEKSSYQEVTEQKSQLLQPTITAPQHQQEKPLIRQGVVRSLSYEEPKRNSPTPEKQLCPAIQKLMVRGTDLHPVSELPETRLCENGSIHPVGEVFTGLFQPVSPHSIGTSHRVQSTSGAQSLLEKLQGTPGSVSKLEPSTAVPASSTAPIFSRTSAPAAPAAQMKGVGQPQLVYFNGSLPPQTVEPQTLRKDESKVSRQTLPLSGNQASSSGVISPQELLKKLQLVQQEQQLQASNRPALAAKFPVVTQNARTLKPLESWIDKTSSAERQTPLFQVISPQRIPATVAPSLLMSPMVFTQPTPSSTKVSESGLLPLGSKEPSAAAPSLLLPIQNPEMSVIHNNLLTKLQLQETLLHLIQNDDNFLNIIYEAYLFSVTQAAMKKTTM
- the DCP1B gene encoding mRNA-decapping enzyme 1B isoform X2; its protein translation is MNRLSMENRTEPITKDLDFQLQDPFLLYRNARLSIYGIWFYDKEECQRIAELMKSLTQYEQLKAHQGARAGISPMILNSGEGKEVDILRMLTKAKDEYTKCKTCSEPKQITSSSAIYDNPNLIKPIPVKPSEGQHQRVPQQGQNLDPEPQHLSLTTLFGKPEKSSYQEVTEQKSQLLQPTITAPQHQQEKPLIRQGVVRSLSYEEPKRNSPTPEKQLCPAIQKLMVRGTDLHPVSELPETRLCENGSIHPVGEVFTGLFQPVSPHSIGTSHRVQSTSGAQSLLEKLQGTPGSVSKLEPSTAVPASSTAPIFSRTSAPAAPAAQMKGVGQPQLVYFNGSLPPQTVEPQTLRKDESKVSRQTLPLSGNQASSSGVISPQELLKKLQLVQQEQQLQASNRPALAAKFPVVTQNARTLKPLESWIDKTSSAERQTPLFQVISPQRIPATVAPSLLMSPMVFTQPTPSSTKVSESGLLPLGSKEPSAAAPSLLLPIQNPEMSVIHNNLLTKLQLQETLLHLIQNDDNFLNIIYEAYLFSVTQAAMKKTTM